One Pan paniscus chromosome 16, NHGRI_mPanPan1-v2.0_pri, whole genome shotgun sequence DNA segment encodes these proteins:
- the GRAMD2A gene encoding GRAM domain-containing protein 2A isoform X2, with product MTALSRSEATEADSNQQMHGKTASLNSPVSCKEKPDRVEEPLDYSLHWPEGLKGEEIKKCGREGITLNKYNQQYHKLFKDVPLEEVVLKVCSCALQRDLLLQGRLYISPNWLCFHASLFGKDVKVVIPVVSVQMIKKHKMARLLPNGLAITTNTSQKYIFVSLLSRDSVYDLLRRVCTHLQEVLIPEMKWRKVCPSSRSLSLPDNIPCVPPSSVDSTDSFFPSRKPPMSEKSRAQVASENGGRWAWPMPGWGPACPKKMPNCSPTAKNAVYEEDELEEEPRSTGELRLWDYRLLKVFFVLICFLVMSSSYLAFRISRLEQQLCSLSWDGPVPGHR from the exons CAACCAACAAATGCACGGAAAGACAGCTTCTCTGAACAGTCCTGTGTCCTGCAAAGAGAAACCAGACAGAGTTGAGGAGCCCCTGGACTACAG TCTGCACTGGCCAGAAGGCTTGAAGGGTGAAGAGATAAAGAAGTGTGGCCGAGAAGGG ATAACACTGAATAAATACAACCAGCAATACCACAAGCTGTTTAAGGATGTTCCCTTGGAGGAAGTGGTTCTCAAAG TGTGTTCCTGTGCCCTCCAGAGggacctcctcctccagggccgGCTCTACATCTCCCCCAACTGGCTCTGCTTCCATGCCAGCCTCTTTGGCAAGGATGTCAAG GTGGTCATTCCTGTGGTGTCTGTGCAAATGATCAAAAAACACAAGATGGCACGGCTCCTTCCCAATGGACTGGccatcaccaccaacaccagCCAGAAG TATATCTTTGTGTCACTGCTCTCCCGGGACAGTGTATATGACCTGCTGAGGAGAGTCTGCACCCACCTACAG GAAGTCCTCATCCCTGAGATGAAGTGGAGAAAGGTATGCCCTTCCTCCAGGTCCCTGTCTCTCCCAGACAACATCCCTTGTGTCCCTCCATCATCCGTGGACTCCACAGACAGTTTCTtcccctccaggaagcctccaaTGTCTG AAAAGTCAAGAGCCCAAGTAGCTTCAGAAAATGGTGGGAGGTGGGCATGGCCCATGCCAGGCTGGGGTCCTGCCTGCCCTAAGAAGATGCCGAACTGCTCTCCCACTGCAAAGAATGCTGTTTATGAGGAGGATGAGCTGGAGGAGGAGCCCAGGAGCACTGGGGAGCTGAGGCTCTGGGATTACCGGCTCCTCAAGGTCTTCTTTGTGCT GATCTGCTTCCTGGTCATGTCCTCATCCTACCTGGCGTTCCGTATTTCTCGGCTAGAGCAGCAGTTATGCTCCTTGAGTTGGGACGGCCCAGTCCCTGGGCACAG GTAA
- the GRAMD2A gene encoding GRAM domain-containing protein 2A isoform X1 — protein sequence MTALSRSEATEADSNQQMHGKTASLNSPVSCKEKPDRVEEPLDYSLHWPEGLKGEEIKKCGREGITLNKYNQQYHKLFKDVPLEEVVLKVCSCALQRDLLLQGRLYISPNWLCFHASLFGKDVKVVIPVVSVQMIKKHKMARLLPNGLAITTNTSQKYIFVSLLSRDSVYDLLRRVCTHLQPSSKKSLSVREFSGEPESLEVLIPEMKWRKVCPSSRSLSLPDNIPCVPPSSVDSTDSFFPSRKPPMSEKSRAQVASENGGRWAWPMPGWGPACPKKMPNCSPTAKNAVYEEDELEEEPRSTGELRLWDYRLLKVFFVLICFLVMSSSYLAFRISRLEQQLCSLSWDGPVPGHR from the exons CAACCAACAAATGCACGGAAAGACAGCTTCTCTGAACAGTCCTGTGTCCTGCAAAGAGAAACCAGACAGAGTTGAGGAGCCCCTGGACTACAG TCTGCACTGGCCAGAAGGCTTGAAGGGTGAAGAGATAAAGAAGTGTGGCCGAGAAGGG ATAACACTGAATAAATACAACCAGCAATACCACAAGCTGTTTAAGGATGTTCCCTTGGAGGAAGTGGTTCTCAAAG TGTGTTCCTGTGCCCTCCAGAGggacctcctcctccagggccgGCTCTACATCTCCCCCAACTGGCTCTGCTTCCATGCCAGCCTCTTTGGCAAGGATGTCAAG GTGGTCATTCCTGTGGTGTCTGTGCAAATGATCAAAAAACACAAGATGGCACGGCTCCTTCCCAATGGACTGGccatcaccaccaacaccagCCAGAAG TATATCTTTGTGTCACTGCTCTCCCGGGACAGTGTATATGACCTGCTGAGGAGAGTCTGCACCCACCTACAG ccttccagcaAGAAGAGTCTGAGTGTAAGAGAATTTTCAGGGGAACCTGAGTCTCTG GAAGTCCTCATCCCTGAGATGAAGTGGAGAAAGGTATGCCCTTCCTCCAGGTCCCTGTCTCTCCCAGACAACATCCCTTGTGTCCCTCCATCATCCGTGGACTCCACAGACAGTTTCTtcccctccaggaagcctccaaTGTCTG AAAAGTCAAGAGCCCAAGTAGCTTCAGAAAATGGTGGGAGGTGGGCATGGCCCATGCCAGGCTGGGGTCCTGCCTGCCCTAAGAAGATGCCGAACTGCTCTCCCACTGCAAAGAATGCTGTTTATGAGGAGGATGAGCTGGAGGAGGAGCCCAGGAGCACTGGGGAGCTGAGGCTCTGGGATTACCGGCTCCTCAAGGTCTTCTTTGTGCT GATCTGCTTCCTGGTCATGTCCTCATCCTACCTGGCGTTCCGTATTTCTCGGCTAGAGCAGCAGTTATGCTCCTTGAGTTGGGACGGCCCAGTCCCTGGGCACAG GTAA